The proteins below come from a single Ochotona princeps isolate mOchPri1 chromosome 6, mOchPri1.hap1, whole genome shotgun sequence genomic window:
- the C6H14orf119 gene encoding uncharacterized protein C14orf119 homolog has protein sequence MPLESSSWSLPLSMPSPLPSVPQGAADSSPPPMSYITSQEMKCVLHWFASWSNPQRERFLQDLVAKAVPGKLQPLLEGLEQLTVSGASQPPCIFECQLRLWDQWFRGWAEQERNEFVRQLEVTEPDFVAKFYQAVAATAGKD, from the coding sequence ATGCCGCTGGAATCCTCCTCTTGGTCGCTGCCACTTTCCATGCCTTCACCCCTGCCCTCGGTCCCACAGGGTGCTGCTgactcttcccctcccccaatgtCTTACATCACCTCCCAGGAGATGAAGTGTGTCCTCCACTGGTTTGCCAGTTGGTCGAATCCGCAGCGGGAACGTTTCCTACAGGACCTGGTGGCTAAGGCAGTACCCGGGAAGCTGCAGCCGTTGCTCGAGGGTCTGGAGCAGCTCACCGTGTCTGGGGCCAGCCAACCGCCTTGCATCTTTGAGTGTCAGCTACGTCTTTGGGATCAGTGGTTTcgaggctgggctgagcaggAACGCAACGAGTTTGTCAGGCAGCTGGAGGTCACTGAGCCAGACTTCGTGGCAAAGTTTTACCAAGCAGTGGCCGCTACTGCTGGTAAGGACTGA
- the CIROP gene encoding ciliated left-right organizer metallopeptidase — MGRCQRPLLLLLLPALLRTAASRCLHDETQKSVNLLRPPSTQAPPKPCSSALSPAASYNPQPLRIQTCYVVVPTSDGDWDPRGDGARGRSRALDAVREATQRIRGVLAVIPVQGPLLLSRDPGQYCLAVWGDPGTPNYHRCNLLNPGYKGETCLGAKIPDAHLRGYALWPEQGPPHKVQPDGPGVQNTDFLLYVQVAHTSKCHQEPSVIAYAAYCQLDPEDRPLAGTIIYCAHHLASSSLSDTDLVTVTLHELLHALGFSGQLFKKWRDCPWGPSVTENCSTRQQVTRRDEWGQLLLITPAVSHSLAQHLGVSGMSPGVPLEEEQGPWSSHWEARLLQGSIMAATFDGAQRTRLDPITLAAFKDSGWYQVNHSAAEELLWGQGSGLEFGLVTTCATGSSDFFCTGSGLGCHYLHLDKGRCSSDPMLEGCRMYKPLANGSECWKTENGLPPGAENPHGEIYAPQSRCFLANLTSELLPEDPTSHPSWVPYPMEVALVGRCYLHQCMERGLYQVQVEGSPWVPCLPGKAIQIPGYHGLLFCPRGRLCQTHRDLNTVTSPPLRPSTQDQLLQLSFGLAGHPGFSLGKEEREELAEMILQAVVNRGRTSRCHFHSPSVTTSLVFTVYMWKAPGCQGPSAAELHRALTLSLQQKPLEVYHGGARFITQHSKLPATSDHYFSTGLCLMLLILGGMLGTMAYQKRASLRVGPSTSGHPQEIHSTRGPAKV, encoded by the exons ATGGGGAGATGCCAGaggccgctgctgctgctcctgctgccagcaCTGCTTAGGACCGCCGCGAGCAGGTGCCTCCACGATGAGACCCAGAAGTCTGTGAACTTGCTCAGGCCCCCTTCCACGCAAGCTCCTCCAAAGCCCTGCTCTTCCGCTCTCTCTCCCGCTGCCTCCTACAATCCTCAACCCCTGCGAATACAAACCTGCTACGTAGTGGTTCCTACATCAGATGGAGACTGGGATCCCAGGGGGGATGGGGCCAGAGGGAGATCGCGAGCCCTGGACGCAGTGAGAGAGGCCACTCAGCGCATCCGGGGTGTCCTTGCAG TCATTCCAGTGCAGGGACCCCTGCTTCTGAGTCGAGACCCCGGGCAGTACTGCCTCGCTGTCTGGGGAGACCCAGGCACCCCAAACTACCACAG GTGCAACCTCTTGAATCCAGGGTACAAAGGAGAGACTTGCCTGGGGGCAAAG ATTCCTGATGCTCATCTCCGTGGATACGCCCTGTGGCCTGAACAGGGTCCCCCACACAAGGTCCAGCCAGATGGACCCGGGGTCCAAAACACCGATTTTCTCCTGTATGTGCAAGTCGCCCACACTTCCAAATGCCACCAAGAG CCCTCTGTCATAGCCTATGCTGCTTACTGCCAGCTGGACCCAGAAGACAGGCCGCTTGCTGGCACCATTATCTACTGTGCCCATCACCTCGCGAGCTCCAGCCTCAGCGACACGGACCTTGTCACG GTTACACTACATGAACTGCTCCACGCCTTGGGTTTCTCTGGACAGCTCTTCAAGAAGTGGCGAGATTGTCCCTGGGGACCCAGTG TGACAGAGAACTGTTCCACCAGGCAACAGGTGACAAGGCGGGACGAGTGGGGCCAGTTGCTTCTCATCACTCCAGCTGTGAGCCACAGTCTAGCCCAACACCTGGGAGTGTCAGGGATGTCTCCAGGTGTGCCCTTGGAAGAAGAG CAGGGCCCTTGGTCCTCACACTGGGAGGCCAGACTACTCCAGGGCTCTATAATGGCTGCCACCTTCGATGGTGCCCAGCGCACTCGACTTGACCCAATCACGCTGGCTGCATTCAAAGACTCAGGCTGGTACCAGGTCAACCACAGTGCTGCAGAGGAGCTTCTGTGGGGCCAAG GATCCGGCCTGGAATTTGGTCTAGTGACCACATGTGCAACTGGCTCCTCAGACTTCTTCTGTACTGGCAG tgggctgggctgccactACCTGCACCTGGACAAGGGACGTTGCTCCTCAGATCCCATGCTGGAAGGATGCCGGATGTACAAGCCCTTAGCCAATGGT AGTGAGTGCTGGAAGACGGAAAATGGATTGCCACCTGGGGCCGAGAATCCCCACGGGGAGATCTACGCTCCTCAGAGCCGCTGTTTCCTTGCCAACCTTACTTCAGAGCTGCTCCCTGAAGACCCAACCAGTCATCCTTCTTGGGTCCCTTACCCCATGGAAGTGGCTCTCGTTGGCCGCTGCTACTTACATCAGTGCATGGAGAGGGGATTATACCAAGTGCAGGTGGAGGGGTCACCTTGGGTCCCCTGCCTTCCAGGAAAAGCTATACAG ATACCTGGCTACCATGGTCTTCTCTTTTGTCCTCGGGGTCGGCTGTGTCAGACTCACAGAGATCTCAATACCGTTACTTCTCCACCTCTGAGACCTTCTACCCAAGACCAGCTACTCCAACTGTCTTTTGGATTAGCTGGgcatcctggcttctccctggggAAGGAAGAGCGAGAAGAGTTGGCTGAGATGATACTGCAGGCTGTGGTGAATAGAGGTAGAACCAGCAG GTGCCACTTCCACAGCCCATCAGTTACCACCAGTTTGGTGTTCACCGTGTACATGTGGAAGGCTCCTGGCTGTCAAGGGCCTTCGGCTGCTGAGCTGCACAGAGCGCTGACCCTGTCTCTCCAGCAGAAGCCTCTAGAAGTCTACCATGGAGGAGCTAGATTTATCACACAGCACAGCAA GTTACCGGCCACCTCGGATCATTACTTCTCCACTGGACTCTGCCTGATGCTGCTCATTCTAGGGGGGATGCTAGGAACCATGGCTTACCAGAAACGAGCTTCTCTTCGGGTAGGACCATCCACCTCTGGCCACCCACAAGAGATCCACAGTACAAGGGGCCCAGCCAAAGTGTAA